The following are encoded together in the Fusarium keratoplasticum isolate Fu6.1 chromosome 1, whole genome shotgun sequence genome:
- a CDS encoding S5A-REDUCTASE domain-containing protein, translated as MATLTTLKLTNRSPKQPIKKLPASVELGPDTTVEDVKIMIAKAVGISDHNRIGLYDPSTKKTLKNRKARVADEPAVVAAGETLVKDMGPQMDWRTVFVVEYIGPILIHTAAVLARPYLYSNAGAMSSTQWLSFYMIMLHFLKREYETLFVHKFSANTMPIKNIFKNSFFYWVVSGGLCAYCLYHPRSLAARADVPAMDILGLVIYLFGELSNATVHRYLASLRSTGGTERKIPVGHGFELVTCPNYMFEIIAWLGMVVTSRDWSVAFFIAIGTAQMFTWGKGKERAYRKEFGDNYKKKRYVILPGLL; from the exons ATGGCCACTCTAACGACCCTCAAGCTTACAAACCGCT CTCCGAAGCAacccatcaagaagctcccaGCTTCTGTCGAGCTCGGCCCCGACACCACcgttgaggatgtcaagaTCATGATTGCCAAGGCGGTTGGCATCAGCGACCACAACCGAATTGGCCTCTACGATCCTTCCACCAAGAAGACCCTCAAGAACCGCAAGGCTCGCGTCGCCGATGAGCCTGCTGTCGTTGCTGCTGGCGAGACCCTCGTCAAGGATATGG GTCCTCAGATGGATTGGAGAaccgtcttcgtcgtcgagtACATTGGCCCCATCCTCATTCACACTGCTGCCGTTCTCGCCCGCCCCTACCTGTACAGCAACGCCGGTGCCATGTCGTCGACACAGTGGCTTTCGTTCTACATGATCATGCTTCACTTCCTCAAGCGCGAGTACGAGACCCTCTTCGTCCACAAGTTCTCGGCAAACACCATGCCCATCAAGAACATCTTCAAGAACAGCTTCTTCTACTGGGTCGTCTCGGGCGGCCTCTGCGCCTACTGCCTCTACCACCCTCGCTCCCTCGCCGCCAGGGCCGACGTCCCCGCCATGGATatcctcggcctcgtcatctaCCTCTTTGGCGAGCTGAGCAACGCCACCGTCCACCGATACCTGGCTAGCCTGCGATCCACTGGTGGCACTGAGCGCAAGATCCCCGTCGGCCACGGTTTCGAGCTCGTGACCTGCCCCAACTACATGTTTGAGATCATCGCGTGGCTTGGCATGGTCGTCACCAGCCGAGACTGGAGcgtcgccttcttcatcgccaTTGGCACCGCGCAGATGTTCACCtggggcaagggcaaggagcgTGCGTACCGCAAGGAGTTCGGTGACAactacaagaagaagcgatATGTCATCCTCCCTGGTCTTCTGTGA
- a CDS encoding Biogenesis of lysosome-related organelles complex 1 subunit 1 has product MSASRSSQQAGSSSSAGGPSSSRPPTSPPPSIASPSIAHAHAHAQIPGPSSSSSAQRSPPPPHLQPTLPSPETQRHVTEARRAVVATLENMMDSELQWRASTLHSNAAALGKQAKDVRRAADGLRRENDRLAREADVAARRLKELGNVQNWAEVLERDFLVLEETVRLANGEGSCSCSCSECGSVGSDSEDEMDVDGPKKGVDDHGKTGIEGMAIDTGHGMPGTFSDASRSLTDPESSMGRGTKGSDTASMSTASR; this is encoded by the coding sequence ATGTCAGCTTCGAGGTCCTCTCAGCAGGCtggctcctcgtcctccgcTGGGGGCCCTTCGTCCTCCCGCCCGCCGacttctcctccaccatccATCGCGTCGCCGTCCATCGCGCATGCTCACGCTCACGCGCAGATTCCAGggccgtcctcgtcatcgtccgCGCAACGCtccccgccgcctccgcATCTGCAGCCGACGCTCCCCTCTCCAGAAACGCAGCGGCACGTCACTGAAGCGCGGCGCGCCGTCGTGGCGACCCTCGAGAACATGATGGACTCGGAGCTGCAGTGGCGCGCCTCGACGCTAcactccaacgccgccgccctcgggaagcaggccaaggatgTGCGCCGTGCTGCGGACGGACTGCGTCGTGAGAACGATCGGTTGGCTCGCGAGGCGGATGTTGCTGCTCGCAGactcaaggagctcggcaACGTGCAGAACTGGGCCGAGGTGCTGGAGCGCGACtttctcgtcctcgaggagacGGTTCGGTTGGCTAACGGCGAGGGGAGCTGTAGTTGCAGCTGCAGTGAATGCGGTAGCGTGGGGAGCGATAGcgaagatgagatggatgtggacgGGCCGAAGAAGGGGGTTGATGATCATGGGAAGACGGGCATAGAGGGCATGGCGATTGATACAGGACACGGCATGCCGGGAACCTTTTCGGATGCCAGCCGGAGCTTGACGGATCCTGAGTCGAGCATGGGAAGGGGAACCAAGGGGTCAGATACGGCGTCAATGTCAACGGCGTCCCGATGA
- a CDS encoding ATP-dependent DNA helicase → MPPLKRTNSCTDIGFTLRRQFNKDDFRPHQREIIEAALDGYDVYVQAATSFGKSLCFQLPAVIDQGITIVVSPLLSLMINQVEALKASGIDANSLNSTTPFDERLRIERDLETGHPRTRLLYVTPELCSVSRFRQRLQLVHEQKELARIAIDEAHCISEWGHDFRKDFKRLSWFRETFPDVPIMCLTATANPQVRRDVLSILKLDQTPERTKEFLMNPQRQNLHLEIRYTKDEDENRLNDFLRWIRGVYSRRRADERLAELTQVNERVESVPGIIYTISRDECESLASSLRDEGIGARPFHARLPKDVKEETLSRWIRNDPGYDIIVATTAFGMGIDKNNVRFVVHWRIPKSFEGYYQEAGRAGRDGNASYCFLYYSREDLERVTRMIRSDSKEEANQTARLKSLQSLAEYCESTDKCRHAIICKYFGETDTPDCDFACDWHKDPHGLEMRCMRGLASEEFVSTQAMQGTYDGYYDD, encoded by the exons ATGCCTCCTCTCAAGAGGACCAATTCATGCACAGACATTGGCTTCACACTAAGAAGGCAATTCAACAAGGACGATTTCAG GCCACATCAGCGTGAAATTATCGAGGCCGCCCTTGATGGCTACGATGTTTACGTTCAAGCCGCCACGTCGTTTGGTAAAAGTTTATGCTTTCAGCTCCCGGCAGTCATTGACCAGGGTA TTACCATCGTTGTGTCCCCTTTGCTAAGTCTGATG ATCAACCAAGTAGAAGCCCTCAAAGCTTCCGGGATAGACGCCAACTCTCTGAACAGCACCACCCCCTTTGATGAGCGTCTCCGTATCGAGCGTGATCTTGAGACTGGACATCCAAGGACTCGTCTCTTATACGTTACACCCGAACTATGCTCTGTCTCCCGTTTCCGCCAACGCCTGCAACTGGTGCATGAACAAAAGGAGCTTGCTCGCATAGCCATCGATGAAGCTCATTGCATCTCAGAGTGGGGCCATGACTTTCGAAAAGACTTCAAGCGCCTTTCATGGTTTCGAGAGACGTTCCCGGATGTCCCCATCATGTGCCTCACTGCGACAGCGAATCCACAGGTTCGGCGGGACGTGCTATCCATTCTGAAATTGGATCAGACCCCAGAGAGGACGAAGGAGTTTCTCATGAACCCCCAACGACAAAATCTGCATCTGGAGATTCGGTacaccaaggatgaggatgagaaccGTCTCAATGACTTTTTACGGTGGATTCGAGGTGTCTACAGTCGTCGTCGTGCCGATGAGCGATTGGCCGAATTGACACAAGTCAATGAGAGGGTGGAGAGTGTGCCCGGCATCATCTATACCATATCTCGAGATGAATGTGAATCACTCGCATCCAGCCTTCGAGATGAGGGCATTGGAGCCCGGCCCTTTCATGCCAGACTCCCCAAGGATGTTAAGGAGGAGACTCTCTCTCGCTGGATCCGCAACGACCCTGGCTACGACATCATCGTTGCCACAACAGCTTTCGGCATGGGTATCGATAAGAACAACGTGCGCTTTGTGGTTCATTGGCGCATTCCCAAGTCATTTGAGGGCTATTACCAAGAGGCCGGCCGTGCAGGCCGAGACGGTAACGCGAGCTATTGCTTCTTATACTACAGCCGAGAAGACCTGGAACGAGTGACGCGAATGATTCGATCCGATTCCAAAGAAGAGGCAAACCAGACGGCCAGGCTCAAGAGTCTCCAGTCTCTTGCCGAGTATTGTGAGAGCACAGACAAATGTCGACACGCCATCATATGTAAGTACTTTGGCGAAACCGACACGCCCGACTGCGATTTTGCCTGTGACTGGCACAAGGACCCTCATGGACTCGAGATGAGGTGCATGAGAGGGCTAGCCAGCGAAGAGTTTGTGAGCACGCAAGCAATGCAAGGCACATATGATGGGTATTATGACGACTAA
- a CDS encoding Zn(2)-C6 fungal-type domain-containing protein, producing MGQPCNGCVRARVSMECSYRDGGSGDAAAVPAKDRELASAETHPDAGEGVGASGRRRAAARPALVGDYLRAQMPRQPPRPETGDDVPSTNQETSILNNPLPSQPLVSASASSPTCIPPHTPRLRRVPEKTKLFGQTHWLHTAERFPISGSFHPVQVEPWFNDAKADLIETLQEARNLRFALKKQNAANIEQPIRDLRETLPVKETCDDLIRCYLRTFEPMYRIIHVPSFWNEYSQVWVGEHASTLQPVFLVKLTLILAIGTTFKEVSDDAEANHLWRLAQTWIQNAQWWLTGPSEKTTYNLDGLQVFCLLLLARQTTFNCRGATSWLSSGSLLRAAITMGLHRNPKLFPGLSLYQREIRARLWTTVLELSVQCCLDLGLPLNFSDIDYDACSPSNYNDSDLESGSEPTPKPLDTPTDSSLQVLLAQSLPLRVEVIRLLNDFRHQQSYEKALEIGTKLRTACRDVAAFFHSRKVADGSFADTCSLRPNVFHRKLMDIQLRRFIMFLHRDFMLQARADPRFYLSRKVCVEAALVIASSDKGADLNQPLQRWEDTWRLALVGRGLFKCSLSFDAMLILSLEVITQLQDEAAPSYEADVLDEMAKATRAPLIQVLESMQEQLTQLIARGNTSLKRLLFVNAHLTQIRALESGQPMKQAVYEAHAQTLRNCVAVLRETTAGATPQESMATADTLSTDFFPPEFFSAENPMEWDISSLLGIPTMSRDGQAQWPVSY from the exons ATGGGGCAGCCGTGTAATGGCTGCGTCCGGGCTCGGGTTTCGATGGAGTGCTCATACCGAGACGGGGGCTCCGGGGATGCGGCTGCAGTGCCTGCCAAGGACCGGGAGCTAGCATCTGCCGAGACGCATCCAGATGCAGGCGAGGGGGTCGGAGCATCTGGACGgaggagagcagcagcaagaccgGCCCTGGTGGGAGATTATCTCCGAGCTCAGATGCCACGCCAACCACCAAGACCGGAGACTGGCGATGACGTTCCATCGACGAATCAGGAAACCTCAATCTTGAACAATCCTCTACCCTCTCAGCCTCtggtctcggcctcggcctcatcaCCCACCTGTATACCACCTCACACACCAAGACTTCGACGTGTCCCCGAAAAAACGAAGCTCTTTGGCCAGACACACTGGCTCCATACAGCAGAGAGG TTTCCCATCTCGGGATCGTTCCACCCCGTCCAAGTCGAACCATGGTTCAATGATGCCAAAGCCGATCTCATCGAAACTTTGCAAGAGGCTCGAAATCTCCGATTCGCTCTCAAGAAACAAAACGCAGCCAATATTGAGCAGCCTATCCGGGACTTGCGTGAGACTCTCCCCGTGAAGGAGACTTGCGATGATCTCATTCGGTGTTATCTCCGCACCTTTGAGCCCATGTACCGAATCATCCATGTCCCGTCCTTTTGGAACGAGTACAGCCAAGTGTGGGTGGGCGAGCACGCTTCAACCCTTCAGCCTGTCTTTCTTGTCAAGTTGACCTTGATCCTTGCCATTGGAACGACCTTCAAGGAGGTCTCtgatgatgccgaggccAACCACCTATGGCGGCTTGCGCAGACGTGGATACAGAACGCACAGTGGTGGCTCACAGGGCCAAGCGAGAAGACCACATACAATCTAGATGGCCTTCAAGTGTTTTGTCTCTTGCTCCTTGCTCGCCAGACCACATTCAACTGCCGTGGCGCAACATCATGGCTCTCCTCAGGGTCGCTGCTCCGcgctgccatcaccatgggGCTTCACCGCAACCCCAAGTTGTTTCCGGGACTGTCTCTGTACCAACGAGAGATTCGTGCACGTCTCTGGACCACAGTCTTGGAATTGTCTGTGCAGTGCtgtcttgacctcggccTGCCGCTTAACTTCTCCGACATCGACTACGATGCCTGCTCACCATCCAACTATAACGACTCCGATCTCGAATCTGGTTCTGAGCCAACGCCCAAGCCTCTGGACACTCCTACAGATTCGAGTCTGCAAGTTTTGTTAGCACAATCTCTTCCGTTGAGGGTTGAGGTCATCCGCCTACTCAACGATTTTCGGCATCAACAATCCTACGAGAAAGCTTTAGAAATAGGCACAAAACTACGTACCGCGTGCCGTGATGtggcagccttcttccaCTCAAGGAAAGTCGCAGATGGCAGTTTTGCGGATACGTGCAGTCTCAGACCGAACGTGTTCCACCGGAAACTGATGGACATCCAACTGAGACGGTTCATCATGTTTCTTCATCGCGACTTCATGCTGCAGGCCAGGGCCGATCCCAGATTCTACCTCTCCCGCAAGGTATGCGTCGAGGCTGCCTTGGTTATCGCATCCAGCGACAAGGGGGCCGACCTCAACCAGCCCCTCCAACGGTGGGAGGATACATGGCGCCTTGCTCTTGTTGGTCGGGGATTGTTCAAgtgctccttgagcttcgaTGCCATGCTGATACTGTCCCTTGAGGTCATCACCCAGTTGCAGGATGAAGCTGCGCCGAGTTATGAAGCTGATGTCCTCGACGAGATGGCCAAAGCTACCCGAGCCCCCCTGATCCAAGTTCTCGAAAGCATGCAAGAACAGCTAACCCAGCTCATTGCACGAGGCAACACCAGTCTCAAGAGACTCTTGTTCGTCAACGCCCACCTGACGCAGATCCGCGCGCTAGAGTCAGGCCAGCCGATGAAGCAAGCGGTATACGAGGCTCACGCCCAGACCTTACGCAACTGTGTTGCGGTGCTGCGTGAGACGACGGCGGGCGCGACACCCCAGGAGTCCATGGCGACTGCAGACACTCTGAGCACCGACTTTTTCCCTCCCGAATTCTTTTCAGCA GAGAATCCCATGGAGTGGGACATATCCAGTCTCCTGGGGATCCCTACCATGAGCAGAGACGGCCAAGCTCAATGGCCCGTATCATATTGA